From a single Silene latifolia isolate original U9 population chromosome 6, ASM4854445v1, whole genome shotgun sequence genomic region:
- the LOC141585868 gene encoding F-box protein CPR1-like isoform X2: MMLTLAHLPIDLITDILSRLPAKTVVCLKIVCKSWCNLISDDYFVNYRLEQSLATKSNLHYVVTVPRFYLQEYDHLPEPREQTCPVHYSADFDSLGNLRELSHPFKDCKTGTRVFGSCRGLLLLHVTDGPLLLYNPTTQTYNVLPGLPVYQDARAYGHLSYGFGYDNATRDFKCVKIMQRLFKEIGYLTCEVMVYSLRTNCWKRVPDVPCYFRSCDWGVGVLVHETLHWVGTNSDGLYEFIVAFNLRDEAFSCRPLPNFHFEPFEGLYVGMLDGCLCLLANRYPHCNVWVMKEYGVGGSWTKMFILDTLDCLIVERPVSYSLDKKRLLVKMALFKLAYHDLETKEHTDLRFADWDTCLNAHVYVENLLMLDYTEFADDIHIRKKRGKEEELEEEKEEGLKLI; encoded by the coding sequence ATGATGCTAACCCTAGCCCACCTCCCAATTGATTTAATTACTGATATTTTATCAAGATTACCTGCAAAAACTGTGGTATGTTTGAAGATTGTTTGCAAATCATGGTGTAATTTAATTAGTGATGATTACTTTGTTAATTATCGTTTAGAACAATCTCTTGCAACCAAATCCAACCTTCATTATGTAGTCACAGTTCCCAGGTTTTATTTGCAAGAATATGATCATCTTCCGGAACCCCGTGAACAAACGTGTCCTGTCCATTATTCGGCTGATTTTGACTCATTAGGTAATCTGCGTGAGCTTAGTCACCCTTTTAAGGATTGTAAAACTGGGACACGGGTTTTTGGGTCATGTCGTGGATTGCTTTTGCTTCATGTTACTGATGGTCCCTTGCTGTTGTATAACCCGACGACTCAAACCTACAATGTGCTTCCGGGGTTACCCGTATACCAAGATGCCAGGGCGTATGGTCACTTAAGTTATGGGTTTGGTTATGATAATGCAACTCGGGACTTCAAATGTGTGAAAATTATGCAACGGTTGTTTAAAGAAATAGGGTATCTCACGTGTGAAGTTATGGTTTATAGCTTGAGAACTAATTGTTGGAAAAGGGTACCCGATGTTCCTTGCTACTTCAGGTCTTGTGATTGGGGTGTTGGCGTTTTGGTACATGAAACGCTCCATTGGGTTGGTACAAATAGCGATGGTTTGTATGAGTTTATCGTTGCGTTTAATTTAAGGGATGAAGCGTTTAGTTGTCGACCATTGCCAAATTTCCATTTCGAGCCATTTGAAGGTTTGTATGTGGGAATGCTAGATGGCTGCTTGTGTCTTCTAGCTAACCGTTACCCTCATTGTAACGTTTGGGTCATGAAGGAGTATGGTGTGGGGGGATCTTGGACTAAGATGTTTATTTTGGATACACTTGACTGTCTTATTGTGGAGAGGCCTGTCAGTTATTCTTTAGACAAGAAGAGATTGCTTGTAAAAATGGCCCTTTTCAAGCTTGCTTACCATGATTTAGAAACAAAGGAGCACACAGATTTGAGGTTTGCTGATTGGGACACCTGTCTGAATGCCCATGTGTACGTAGAAAATCTTCTCATGTTGGACTATACTGAATTTGCTGATGATATTCATATTCGAAAGAAACGTGGAAAGGAGGAAGAATTGGAGGAGGAGAAAGAAGAAGGATTGAAGCTTATATAA
- the LOC141585866 gene encoding heat shock 70 kDa protein 18-like — protein MWQKRETVGPAIGIDLGTTYSCVGVWQHDRVEIITNDQGNRTTPSWVAFTQTQRLVGDAAKNQATVNPSNTIFDAKRLVGRRFNDETVQNDLKMWPFKVIGGPGDDAEDEKPVIVVSYKDEEKNFTPEEISSMILVKMKEIAEAYLGSTVKNAVITVPAYFNDSQRQATKDAGMIAGLNVMRIINEPTAAAIAYGIDKKITATDAKKNVLVFDLGGGTFDVSLVCVEKNVFEVKAVSGDTHLGGGDFDNNLVSYFVKNFKKKHKVDISENPRVLGRLRAASERVKRTLSSAHETTIEIDCLFEGIDFMATITRARFEIVNMDLFKNCIDPVDQCLKDAKMEKSDVYDVVLVGGSTRIPKVRQLLQDFFGGKELCRSINPDEAVAHGAAVHASLLTGVVHQKEIVLVDVAPLSLGVQLECGQMNVIVPRNTTIPTRKVDRITTVYDNQTSVSFPVYEGERLIAEDNNFLGEFDLSGIPLAPEGVPQFDVWFDIDADGILTVSAEDVKTGNKNQITITNQSRLSKDEVERLTKEAEKYRAEDERYLKKVMAQNALENYLKNMFDALMEHGQKLQRKDICKIEGAIKKTIEWLDWNFQLKEASKFEEKLKELQEFFVLILVQATQSSAAKPQKRVLRRRFKWRI, from the exons ATGTGGCAGAAAAGAGAGACTGTGGGGCCAGCAATAGGAATCGATCTCGGAACGACGTACTCATGCGTCGGGGTTTGGCAGCATGACCGTGTCGAAATCATCACTAACGATCAGGGTAACAGAACCACTCCATCTTGGGTCGCCTTTACTCAAACTCAGCGTCTCGTTGGCGACGCTGCTAAAAACCAGGCCACTGTCAATCCTTCTAATACCATCTTTG ATGCAAAGAGGCTTGTAGGCAGAAGGTTTAATGATGAGACAGTACAGAACGACCTAAAGATGTGGCCATTTAAGGTTATCGGGGGCCCTGGTGATGATGCAGAAGACGAGAAACCAGTGATAGTAGTCTCCTACAAAGATGAAGAGAAGAATTTTACTCCTGAGGAGATATCATCTATGATCCTTGTGAAGATGAAAGAGATAGCAGAAGCTTATCTTGGTTCAACTGTAAAGAATGCTGTCATTACTGTTCCGGCTTACTTTAATGATTCTCAACGTCAGGCTACTAAAGATGCCGGCATGATTGCTGGACTAAATGTTATGAGAATCATCAATGAGCCAACAGCAGCCGCCATTGCATATGGAATAGACAAGAAGATCACTGCCACTGATGCTAAAAAGAATGTGTTGGTGTTTGATCTTGGCGGTGGGACATTTGATGTGTCCTTAGTTTGTGTAGAAAAGAACGTGTTTGAAGTTAAAGCTGTAAGTGGTGACACTCACTTGGGTGGCGGGGATTTTGACAATAATTTGGTGAGCTACTTTGTCAAGAACTTCAAAAAGAAGCACAAAGTGGATATTAGCGAGAATCCTAGAGTTCTAGGGAGGTTAAGAGCGGCTTCTGAAAGAGTTAAAAGAACCCTTTCGTCCGCTCATGAGACTACAATTGAAATTGATTGCCTTTTTGAAGGCATTGATTTTATGGCCACTATAACTCGTGCCAGGTTTGAGATAGTCAACATGGATCTGTTTAAGAACTGCATTGATCCTGTTGATCAATGCTTGAAGGATGCCAAGATGGAAAAGAGTGATGTTTACGACGTCGTTCTGGTGGGTGGATCAACTCGCATTCCAAAGGTACGACAGTTGTTGCAGGACTTCTTTGGTGGGAAGGAATTGTGTAGAAGTATCAACCCTGATGAAGCTGTTGCCCATGGAGCTGCTGTACATGCTTCTCTCTTGACAGGTGTTGTTCATCAGAAGGAAATTGTACTAGTTGATGTTGCTCCTTTATCTCTCGGTGTCCAACTTGAATGTGGCCAGATGAATGTCATTGTTCCCCGTAACACTACTATTCCAACAAGGAAGGTGGACAGGATAACTACTGTTTATGACAACCAGACTAGTGTGTCATTTCCAGTATATGAAGGCGAGAGACTGATAGCTGAAGATAACAACTTTTTGGGCGAATTTGATCTGTCCGGCATTCCTCTTGCACCAGAAGGTGTCCCACAGTTCGATGTCTGGTTTGATATTGATGCAGATGGTATACTTACAGTGTCTGCAGAAGATGTCAAAACGGGAAACAAGAACCAGATCACGATTACAAATCAGAGCAGGTTATCGAAGGATGAGGTTGAAAGGCTGACCAAAGAAGCTGAAAAATACAGGGCTGAGGATGAGCGATATTTGAAGAAGGTGATGGCTCAGAATGCTTTAGAAAACTATTTAAAAAACATGTTTGACGCGTTAATGGAACACGGACAGAAGCTTCAAAGGAAAGATATATGTAAGATTGAGGGCGCAATTAAGAAGACTATTGAATGGCTAGATTGGAATTTTCAGCTGAAAGAAGCTTCAAAATTCGAAGAGAAATTAAAAGAGCTGCAAGAATTTTTTGTGCTAATCCTTGTTCAGGCTACCCAGTCAAGTGCCGCTAAACCTCAGAAAAGGGTGCTGAGAAGACGGTTCAAATGGCGTATTTAG
- the LOC141585868 gene encoding F-box protein CPR1-like isoform X1 has translation MIMMMKITHLPFDLITDILSRLPAKTVVLMKIICKSWRNLIDDYYFVNYHLEQSLATKTNLHYVVSTPKLYLQEYAHLEEPFEQNCPVLYSADFGSFDNPIELRHPFKNCKTPVWVIGSCRGLLLLRVDNGHLLLYNPTTQTYNVLPLLIVYQPTMSDALFDYGFGYDHVSRDYKCVRIFQSLYKEIWCPLCEVMVYSLRTNCWKRVVDVPCYFRSRGWGNGVLVNEMCHWVGTDSDDMYKHIVAFNFTDETFSCLPLPNALLNYQYEQFHGLHMEMLDGSLSLLANRYPHCDLWVMKEYGVAGSWTRMFTFETLDTINLERPIGYSSDKKKLLLKTSLFRLLCVDLETMEYTEVTFADWNRGLDPHVYVENLLMLDYAEFIDESHVRKKRGKRKNRRRRRRKNEN, from the coding sequence atgataatgatgatgaagaTAACCCACCTCCCATTTGATTTAATTACTGATATATTGTCTAGATTACCTGCAAAAACTGTGGTACTCATGAAGATAATTTGTAAATCATGGCGTAATTTAATTGATGattattattttgttaattatCATTTAGAACAATCTCTTGCAACTAAAACCAATCTTCATTATGTTGTCTCAACTCCTAAGCTTTATTTGCAAGAATATGCTCATCTTGAGGAACCCTTTGAGCAGAATTGTCCTGTTCTTTATTCGGCCGATTTCGGCTCTTTTGATAACCCAATTGAACTCCGTCACCCTTTCAAGAATTGCAAAACCCCGGTGTGGGTTATCGGATCTTGTCGTGGATTGCTTTTGCTCCGTGTTGATAATGGTCATTTGTTGTTGTATAACCCGACTACTCAAACCTACAATGTGCTTCCTCTCTTAATTGTATATCAACCTACCATGTCGGATGCGCTGTTTGATTATGGGTTCGGTTATGATCATGTATCTCGGGACTACAAATGTGTGAGAATTTTTCAGTCCTTGTATAAGGAGATATGGTGTCCACTGTGTGAAGTTATGGTTTATAGCTTGAGAACTAATTGTTGGAAACGAGTAGTCGATGTTCCTTGCTATTTCAGGTCCCGTGGTTGGGGTAATGGCGTTTTGGTGAATGAAATGTGCCATTGGGTTGGAACCGATAGTGATGATATGTATAAGCatattgttgcctttaattttaCGGATGAAACGTTTAGTTGTCTACCACTGCCAAATGCACTGCTAAATTACCAGTACGAGCAGTTTCATGGCTTGCATATGGAAATGCTCGATGGTTCCTTGAGTCTTCTAGCTAACCGTTATCCTCACTGTGACCTTTGGGTCATGAAGGAGTATGGTGTAGCGGGATCTTGGACAAGGATGTTTACTTTCGAAACACTTGACACCATTAATTTGGAGAGGCCTATCGGTTATTCAAGtgacaagaagaaattgcttttAAAAACGTCCCTTTTCAGGCTGCTTTGCGTTGATTTAGAAACGATGGAGTACACAGAAGTGACGTTTGCTGATTGGAACAGAGGTCTGGATCCCCATGTTTACGTAGAAAATCTTCTCATGTTGGACTATGCTGAATTTATTGACGAGAGTCATGTTCGTAAGAAACGTGGAAAAAGGAAGAACAGGAGGAGAAGGAGAAGAAAGAACGAGAATTGA